TGGCATTGCGTGGCAGTAGAACCAACGGTGGAAATACCTGAACCGTGGCTGGTGCACTGGACACCTTCTTGTTGCCACTTCCGGAACTGACACTAAACTTCGTATCGCCCAGTTCCATTCCGGTTACGACGTACCGCACCTCACCAACACCCAAACTGGCCTGTGATCCGTGTGCGACACTCAGCACCGTGGGATTATACACCTCGGTGCGCAGCTCATACAGCTCCAACCGATCTCGTTTAATGTCCAACGGCTGATCATTGCTATCGTAAAGCCGTGCAATGGCATCGATAACTTTCGTTTTTTCAACCCGATCCGGAGCAAGAATCGTGATTTTGCCTACCGTCACGACCGAAACGTAGAGGAAGCTTGGCTCGGTCGCTAGGCATTGGTCGGTAATCTCCAGTTTCACCTCGCCTGCCTTCCGCGGGCTAATGACTAGCTGACGGGTGGTCGATTCGAACTGCGCTGAAACGATGCCGGCCTCCGATGCCTTGATGTCGTAGAAGCCGCTTCCCTGAACAATCTTGATACGTTCTACGGCGTCGCTCGTGAGGAAAAGCGTTAACCGATCGTACGGCAGCAACGTTCGGTTGACGGCCAAGAAGTTCAGTTCGTTTTCGATCGTAGGCTTAACCAGCGCGGTTCCGCTTTGCTTCTGCACACCGAAAGGTGGGCTTTCCGGCCTTATCGAGTGTCGCTTCAACACCTCCGCACGGTAATCGCTAACGACCGTTTTTACCTTCAGACTAACATCCAGCTGGCGGGGAAGCGTGAGCGTCACGTAGTCACGCACCGGAACTTCGACACCATCCAAGTGGTCAACCTCTCCGTTTTGTACGTATGGCAGCGTGACTGGTACCTCTCCCTGTTCTTGCTGAGCACTTCccgattgctgttgctgctccatCGCGAAGAACTGCCACTCGAGCAGCAGTGAAGAAATGTTAGCCAATCGTCGGTTGTGTACATCCAACACCTCTATATCGATCACCATTTCATCGCTATCGTCGCTCTTTACGTGCATCATCGAATTACGGCGCTCAAGCGGACATCCCATCTTCACTTTGTCCGCGGTGATCAAGTTCACGAACCGTGGCTTCACGCAGTACACCTTCGTCACAAATTCGGCCACGTACGGAACAGCATTCGTGGCGCCCAGTGTGTTGAACACCTCGAGCTTCAGTTCGTAATCGCCAAGCTTCTTACAAAGCACTCGCAGTATGTGTTTGTCTTTCGAGAACCCACTGCCAACGATCGTTACGTCGAGTCCTTTCAGATCGTACAACAGTTGGCGCTGCAATTCGGCTTCCGAATTGTACATCCGCTCGGGGCCGTTGTAGTAGAACAAGTTTCTCGACGAACCGATCGGTAACACAACCTCGTTCTCCATCGGATTCTCGATTGCCAGCCGCTCGAAAACGTTCAATGTGACCTGATCGGTAAGCGGTTGGTCCTGATAGCGGTACGTGATCTTCAAGTTTGTTTGACCGACCATCGTCGAGCGGAGGTACAGTATCCGGCACGCATCACCTGCCAACGGTTCTTGGGTACCTTCCTCGTCGGCGTTTGCGGGACTGTCTACGACGGTGAAGATTTGCGAGCTGAACTCCAGTTCAAAGTGAAGGTTTTCGCACGTCGTGATCGGTTTCTGGGTCCCGTTGTGCTGCGCCCACAGTCCCACGTGCAGCCGAACGTAATCTTTTACCACCGTTTCGAAGTTGTACCGCACTATTTCCAGCCGGATTGGCGACAGAAACACAACCTGGGCCGAAGCAAAGATTCGTACATTTCTCGACATTGCCACCTTCACTTGCGTCGCTTTGATCGATGCAGCAGCGTGATCATCCGCGTTCTGATCGGCGTGTACTTTTACTTGATCAATCCGCGCTTCGGCCAAACCGGTTTGCGTGACAGGCACAACGCTCGGATCGAGGGAAGACCAGCTGTAGGCATCATCGCCTCCGGTCGCGGTAAACTGAAGCTTCTGGCGGCGTAGGTTCGGATCGAAGGGCAGAATTACTTCCGACGGACTGATCGCCAAACGGTTGTAGACGATCAACGACGCCTTAGCGGTGAGctgcaaatgaaacgaaaactcGAATGAGACCGATGTTTAACCAAGGATCGCCTTCAAGATCAACCTTACCTTTTCGAACTTTCCCGTCACCGGACTACTGCCGGTTGAGATCGTCTCACCAAAGATACTGCTTCCGTTGCCGGTTACCCGAATCGGATAGAACAAGGATTCGTCCACCGTCGAGTGAATCTTGTACTGTGGCCCGAGCGTTATCGGATGATCGTCTGCCGTGAACAGATTTAGAGCAATCTCGTGGTTTTCGCCCTCGACCGTAACCCAATTGTAATGCGGCAGCAGGTTGATGGTTAACTTTTTCGCATCGACTACAGTTAGCGAAGCTTTCGGCAATGTTGCTTTGGCGTTCGCTTCGTCGTTTGCCACACCATGCGGTACATTACGATCGCGGAGCAACACAAACGTCCTGCCGATCTTCAAGCCCCGTGCCTCATTTCCACTGATCATGGCgtaccgttcgtcttccatCTCCAGATAGTACTGACTATTGAGAGCGATCTCGTGCAGTTTACCCTGCTTCAGCTGCAGCACCTTAAACTCGATCGTGTCACCGGCCAGAATGTAGACATCACTCGGATCGAGGATTAGATTGGCCAGCACCATAATGTTGACATCCACCGGTGCTACGTGCGAATATTCTGCGTGCGGGAGACGAGCCGTGACACGAGCCGAACCCGTGTTAATGCCTTCCAACAACACCATGTACCCTTGGACACCGGCCACCTCGAGTTTCTCAATAGCGCGCGGAACAACGTGAAATTTGCTCTCGGAGAAGGTGAGAAAGCGCAACACTTGGCTCCAACTGCtgtcgccgtcatcgccacGTATGTCTTGTGCCCTGTGCGAAGCGATCTGCCAGTTAAACTCAATGCCCTCCAGCGTCGTAAACGCGTTGCCCTGTGCATCCTGAGCCCACAGCTCAAacgtttccggtgcttccTCGAGGTACAGCTCGCGGGTCGTCGTCAGCACTCCGAGCTGATCGATCACGTCCAGAATAACGTCACAGCGGAGCACCTCACCGGTGGCCAGATCCTCCGCCAGCACAATGGCCGTGTTGCGGTGCTTCTCCTTGTtgatcaccgtcaccgtcacacGGTAGGAACAATCGTCATCGATGTCGTCGTAGGAGGGCGATATCTGTATAAGATCTAATCGTGACGAAGTcctaaaaatagaaaagatAGCGAAAGTGGTTGAAAGCTAGAACCGCCTTACCGAGTCGGTTCGAATTGAGAATTCCAACCGGAACGATCGGTGACATCAACAAACTACAGTCAAGGCCTTTCCGAAGCACCGAAAgatttgtttattcaaatgatgTCACCGGCATACCGGCATCTCGTCGTAGAGACGCCAGAAGCATGCGGATTTCGAAGGTTAGAAACACACCTCAGCGGCCCACGCCAAGCAAACTTACCATTTAAAGCACCCTTTCTCAACAACCTCGAGCGTAAAGTTTACGGAAATGTGGTCGAAAATTGGTAAAAGAACACGCGGATAATTCAGTTTGGTGGCATCGCCGGAACGCGTGGCTAGCAGTATTGTGACCGCGGCAGCTAGCGTCAGCCGCAGCCAAGAAGGCTTCATTTTAAGGCCCAGATGTTTCCACTATGCTATTTAACTCCACTTTCGGTGCAGTAGATGAACGATTTCACGTTAAATACCCTAAAATACTGTTCTGCGGGATTAGCAGCGTGATTTTGCGGTTAATCGCTTCTTGTTTTCACATTGAATGTCGCGGTTGTGAAATGTCAGAAACGACAATGAACGAACGACAGAGACAGCGACagaggagcgagagagcagcgCAATGTTTACGTGCGTAATTCTGCAAGATAGCGAACGGAAACCAGCGATAATGCTGGTTTGATAATGATTGCAGTGCTTAGAGGATCGTAATCCGTAGACTTGTGGCCGTATCTGCAGGAACATTTTTCATAATATCCGTTTTTATGTTACTCTGCTTCTTCTAAACACCTTGGGCCTCGGAAGCAGAGCTGTCAAAAAAGAGCGCGCTTTCTTTTGTGTTCAGCGAACTGCTTTCCTACGCGAAAATCAATGAAAGAATGACAGCTGTCATCCAACCGAGAAGAGcctggaaaacgaaaacaaacacatcatCCGCTTGTTAGAAAATAATCAATGGCACGGAAATCGGcacagtttaaaattttcaaaataaccAATTTCAACGATGTGACCGTCAACCAACTGTGTAGTTACGTTCAGGGTCTGCACAGGCACATACAAAAGCAACAAGTCCGGATAcagaagctgaagctgaaaatCAAAACGCTGGTAGGTTTCCTTCAACTCCATCAGATAGATTGTTATCAAACGGCTCAAATTCCTGGATGGCCTTTACCTTTCAGCGAATACTGCGAAAACGTTATAGCCAAGCGGAGGGGAACGTAGTGCAAGACACAAATGAACATCAGAATCAGGCGCCTAATGAGAAAGCCGACACAAGAGAAGAACCTCTCGATATCAAGGCGTTTGTGGAGGACATTAAGAAAACTGCCCAAGATGTGGATATTCAAAATCGGTACATCTACGAACCGACCTCTGGCATGTACTACGATCCAGAAACCGGATACTACTACAACTCCGTAAGACTGGCAGGAATCTGCAACAGAGCACCTGCACTTCATGGTTTCATTTCTAACTTGTATTCCTCGCCTTTAGATCTATGGATTGCACTACGATGGTCAGAGGGGCTGCTATTTGAAGTATAACGATACCACGCAGGAGTATGACTTTTACTCGCAAGTCATTCCAGAAACTATGCTAGAGCCGGAAAGCAAAGCCAAGAAAAAGGTACACTTCGGGGTGAAATCGTTGCTTCATTCCCTGTGGTATTAATCTTTCTCTTTGCTCCCACAGGTTCAAAATTCTTCCCTACCTTGCACTTCACTAGAAGACAGTCTTGTAGCTCGGTTCTCTTCTTTAGAGATCGAACGTATACGCCTTTGCGCGCTAGGTAGGTGACGAGTGCGGCATTGATAACAGCGgccccctttttctttctttttttcttaaaccATCGATGAACCTTCTGGTATCCGGCTTCAGAAGCAACCAGCGGAGTCCGGCAGTAAAAGTACGTCGAAGAAGGCTCGCGACAGTGACGACAGTCCCGAACGCAGTCGGCGGCACCGAAAGCACAGAAAACGTTCTCGAAGGCGTCACAGGTCACGGTCTCGTTCTCGGGGATCGTCCAGTGACGACAGCAGCGTTAGCAGTGTCAGCTCAACTGCAAAACGATccaaaaagaagaaacgtAAATCGAAGAAGCGTAAGCATCGGAAGTCCCGATCCATCGAGGCACTGGAAGAGGGCGAGCTGACCAGCAGTGACACAAGTTGTTCAAAAGCGCCATCGGTGGTACTCGTCGAATCGAGCGGTGAAAATAGTGCCGACTCGTCCGAACAGTTCAAAACCAGCTACAAAGGTACATGAGCATCGAAAAAGGGGGCCGCTGCATTTAGATGAATTTTGTTCTTCTTTACCAACTCTTATGACAAATGCATTTGTATCGTAGACGTGGCCAAGCGCTATCCCCCATCGTTGCGAATAGTGGTGAAGGACACTAATCTGAAGGATTTGAAAGTCGGTTCACTGTTTATCGTAACCTGCAAGGGTGGAACCCTCGGGCGGGAGGGCAACCATGATGTCATCATCCCGGATATCAACATATCCAAGCGGCATCTGGAGTTCGTGTACAACGATCAGAAGGCCAGCTATCAGTTTGTGGATCTCGGTTCGCGTAACGGCACGCTCTACAACGGGGTGCCTGTGAAGATGTCCAAAAACCAATCACAGAGTGATCCGGTCGTTCTCTTGCACGGCAGCGTTTTGCAGCTCAATCAAACCAAACTGCTGTGTCACGTGCACGAGGGAAATGCAACGTGCGGCAAGTGCGAACCAGGTCTGCTGGTAAGCAGTGAACCGACTGTACCTCTGGAAAACGCAtcgaaaatcaacaaacccgTGTCTCACAAGGAAGGCctgaaattaattcaaaagcgctttggtttggaaaatgaGAGTAAGTTCCAGGTGGACCAAGGTTTCTTTTAAAATGCATTTTACAATGTCCACTATCCTTTCCGCAGAATATATCGGCGTGGGGGACGGCCAAGGACGGAACCAGCGGATTGGACCGGACTACCAGGATCGGGCGGCTACCCGACGCAAAGTAAAAGGCAGCTCGAACGAGCACGAAAAAACGCAGGTAGCATCGCTTGATCAATCGATTGCCAGCGACAACAAGGGCTTCCAGATGCTGTCCAAGCTTGGCTGGAACGAGGGTAAACCCCTCGGTCGAAACGATGACGGCCTAACGGAGCCGATTACGTTAACATCGAACGTCGGCACGTCGGGATTGGGGTGTCAGGGTCAGCTGCAGCTGGGCGCTAATGTGCATCCGGTCAATCCCAAGCGCCACAGCATATGGCGTAAAACTCAGGAACGTTTTGAGCGATCGGCAGCCTTCAAAGCCGAGAGTAGCGATGGTTCAGATTAGTTAGTTTATATTGtagtaattaaaataaattttggaCATGTTGTAGTTTTGTACTGGGCGATGTTTGATTTCAAAATGAATGTCAATATAATCTGTGCTGTGTTGAGAAAGAAGTTTGACACTAAAAAACCCTAGGACGCGGTTTTACAGTCATGTCATTCGTATTTCCATAAACTATTTTTGAGAAGTGCCGACATGTGCATCGCACTTCCACgttaatgttttaaatactAACAGGAATCGATACTCATAGCCAGCGCAGCCAAAACTTTTGCCCATGAAACAATCCTCATTACCGGTGAAGAATCTCTTCTTTCGGTAAATCAGCCCGCTCTGTTTGTCTTCGTTATCCGAGCATCCAAAAGATGTTTTTTCCACCCACTTCGGGCCCATTCCTTCGGCCCGTTAAGGACCCGTCAGACGGCGGGCCTCGGTTGCTTCTATCTTCAGCTGTTTTCCATTGGATGGTACtgatttttcctcttttccttGCGCCTTAAGAAATATGAATGAAGAGAAAAACGAGAC
The nucleotide sequence above comes from Anopheles bellator chromosome 1, idAnoBellAS_SP24_06.2, whole genome shotgun sequence. Encoded proteins:
- the LOC131206750 gene encoding nuclear pore membrane glycoprotein 210, whose product is MKPSWLRLTLAAAVTILLATRSGDATKLNYPRVLLPIFDHISVNFTLEVVEKGCFKWTSSRLDLIQISPSYDDIDDDCSYRVTVTVINKEKHRNTAIVLAEDLATGEVLRCDVILDVIDQLGVLTTTRELYLEEAPETFELWAQDAQGNAFTTLEGIEFNWQIASHRAQDIRGDDGDSSWSQVLRFLTFSESKFHVVPRAIEKLEVAGVQGYMVLLEGINTGSARVTARLPHAEYSHVAPVDVNIMVLANLILDPSDVYILAGDTIEFKVLQLKQGKLHEIALNSQYYLEMEDERYAMISGNEARGLKIGRTFVLLRDRNVPHGVANDEANAKATLPKASLTVVDAKKLTINLLPHYNWVTVEGENHEIALNLFTADDHPITLGPQYKIHSTVDESLFYPIRVTGNGSSIFGETISTGSSPVTGKFEKLTAKASLIVYNRLAISPSEVILPFDPNLRRQKLQFTATGGDDAYSWSSLDPSVVPVTQTGLAEARIDQVKVHADQNADDHAAASIKATQVKVAMSRNVRIFASAQVVFLSPIRLEIVRYNFETVVKDYVRLHVGLWAQHNGTQKPITTCENLHFELEFSSQIFTVVDSPANADEEGTQEPLAGDACRILYLRSTMVGQTNLKITYRYQDQPLTDQVTLNVFERLAIENPMENEVVLPIGSSRNLFYYNGPERMYNSEAELQRQLLYDLKGLDVTIVGSGFSKDKHILRVLCKKLGDYELKLEVFNTLGATNAVPYVAEFVTKVYCVKPRFVNLITADKVKMGCPLERRNSMMHVKSDDSDEMVIDIEVLDVHNRRLANISSLLLEWQFFAMEQQQQSGSAQQEQGEVPVTLPYVQNGEVDHLDGVEVPVRDYVTLTLPRQLDVSLKVKTVVSDYRAEVLKRHSIRPESPPFGVQKQSGTALVKPTIENELNFLAVNRTLLPYDRLTLFLTSDAVERIKIVQGSGFYDIKASEAGIVSAQFESTTRQLVISPRKAGEVKLEITDQCLATEPSFLYVSVVTVGKITILAPDRVEKTKVIDAIARLYDSNDQPLDIKRDRLELYELRTEVYNPTVLSVAHGSQASLGVGEVRYVVTGMELGDTKFSVSSGSGNKKVSSAPATVQVFPPLVLLPRNATIVVGSTLQIYSKGGPTPDSNIVYSVQQHDVIEVESGVVSGLRVGRSKVTGRCVGTNPTTGAAIVFSEDTINVNVVPLDAIELRAPLARIQTGAVMPAYVWAVPSISPLILGTVEGVNIRWSTDHTDILDIRGVFQDIGVEYLEKDAIVVRVRALAPGKATLHVTLVTPSGKQLMAKTDVTVFRLLELESPKSFRYDSILIPPKATIQLKANLDDAFYQLENESAASSGLVHVSRDGLVKSGDTVGRVQVIASCQEQSLTIPLEVKHVQYVMISLQPGTVKLKQVEHSIPQGFALTLKVSMHDSLGNEFSHGLEDVASLKHRLSKRGNVLLNTGTNYSVALELMRETADMLVVALRDQTGVKFAEDYIKLVVGEQSGAVVTPNQRLFSVGDVVCFSSPLLSSELRWSSSDESLVNIDPKTGVARVIGSRGGSGATGEVLISHGDRRAGGIAFSIEVLEADRIEFFKSYDILNGHSYRGHLVIKNHQQHDKLVNVIALNASSCREQIERSFSGLFECELLVKVGTVELLKHFKTYPSYDTTIGAYSCNIDLLTTIDDVTNEIKANEYSLVLEVRLAGSSGLVDTSTLMVVPAVRIEPEAFSVEQIGKQMLTVTGLDRLLQKVEVKSSKPDVLAVKLHQKQAGMNEYQLELLSSYRDEWADSLSVAVLSPLTQQTVEVPILSPLAPRKCATQPFSSTPDLLLHYMSNIGLVISTVVVIAATVWVIVFCSPPRQRASNPPDASGLSPFKNGPNLSSYDNRVSSGPFASPLETRSHVLHSSSPFSGSPGHSFGGSQGNLSHDFSTSGTSLGSPIYGDATIISPQKRVNRRYL
- the LOC131216043 gene encoding angiogenic factor with G patch and FHA domains 1 → MARKSAQFKIFKITNFNDVTVNQLCSYVQGLHRHIQKQQVRIQKLKLKIKTLRILRKRYSQAEGNVVQDTNEHQNQAPNEKADTREEPLDIKAFVEDIKKTAQDVDIQNRYIYEPTSGMYYDPETGYYYNSIYGLHYDGQRGCYLKYNDTTQEYDFYSQVIPETMLEPESKAKKKKTKQPAESGSKSTSKKARDSDDSPERSRRHRKHRKRSRRRHRSRSRSRGSSSDDSSVSSVSSTAKRSKKKKRKSKKRKHRKSRSIEALEEGELTSSDTSCSKAPSVVLVESSGENSADSSEQFKTSYKDVAKRYPPSLRIVVKDTNLKDLKVGSLFIVTCKGGTLGREGNHDVIIPDINISKRHLEFVYNDQKASYQFVDLGSRNGTLYNGVPVKMSKNQSQSDPVVLLHGSVLQLNQTKLLCHVHEGNATCGKCEPGLLVSSEPTVPLENASKINKPVSHKEGLKLIQKRFGLENEKYIGVGDGQGRNQRIGPDYQDRAATRRKVKGSSNEHEKTQVASLDQSIASDNKGFQMLSKLGWNEGKPLGRNDDGLTEPITLTSNVGTSGLGCQGQLQLGANVHPVNPKRHSIWRKTQERFERSAAFKAESSDGSD